Proteins encoded within one genomic window of Paramisgurnus dabryanus chromosome 13, PD_genome_1.1, whole genome shotgun sequence:
- the LOC141279942 gene encoding uncharacterized protein, with protein MTRLVLEDHAQKMMENNAWAVAEEVRLRIDQSPAPAGFTRALTVEKTELQFFYNREFLQRYMTSGKTQRSSVPGHNYFQKIESFIDRHFEIGELYMEFLKGSCKGSGSLCDFCSSNPLSGPPITRIPKPYPDHQQLPALKYCPYNRTPVDGRLPDDFQPRAQLKKAVLHRDVQLDNPISISEFAQKYVVDERCVREYVQHIKRMDLMKAKRSAEIDDRKVQSNAKKYDDYDWKELYRQGQLSKLRVSDLDKYLSKHGLQQTCRKSIKLEMVGVVMTLPTDDPASDTESELDLSSDESEDDVVLEVGDSDAADVDRDVGENEPNVSRFGRLRQKVVNKDYIFF; from the exons ATGACCAGATTAGTCCTTGAGGATCATGCACAGAAGATGATGGAAAACAATGCTTGGGCTGTGGCAGAAGAAGTCAGACTCAGAATTGACCAGTCACCTGCCCCAGCAGGATTTACCAGAGCGTTAACTGTGGAAAAAACAG AACTACAGTTCTTCTACAACCGTGAGTTTCTACAGCGGTACATGACAAGTGGCAAGACCCAGAGATCATCTGTTCCAGGCCATAATTACTTTCAGAAGATAGAAAGCTTCATTGACAGACATTTTGAGATTGGTGAACTGTACATGGAGTTCCTCAAGGGAAGTTGCAAAG GGTCAGGGTCTCTCTGTGACTTCTGCTCTTCAAATCCCCTCTCTGGACCACCAATTACAAGGATCCCTAAACCTTATCCAGACCACCAACAACTGCCAGCTCTAAAGTACTGCCCTTACAACAGAACCCCAGTTGATGGTCGACTGCCAGATGACTTTCAACCGCGTGCTCAACTCAAGAAAGCTGTTTTACACAGGGATGTCCAGCTAGACAATCCAATTTCCATCTCAGAATTTGCCCAGAAGTATGTGGTCGATGAGCGTTGTGTACGTGAATATGTGCAGCACATAAAACGTATGGACTTGATGAAAGCCAAGCGATCTGCTGAAATAGATGACAGAAAAGTGCAGTCAAATGCTAAAAAATATGATGACTATGACTGGAAGGAACTATACAGGCAGGGTCAGTTATCCAAACTGCGTGTTTCAGACTTGGACAAGTATTTGTCCAAACATGGTTTGCAGCAGACTTGCAGGAAGAGCATCAAGCTAGAGATGGTGGGAGtagtgatga CTCTTCCAACCGATGACCCGGCCTCAGACACTGAGTCAGAGTTAGACTTATCTAGTGACGAGAGTGAAGATGATGTAGTTTTAGAGGTTGGTGACAGTGATGCTGCTGATGTTGACCGTGATGTTGGAGAAAATGAGCCAAATGTATCAAGATTTGGTAGACTGCGGCAGAAAGTAGTGAACAAAGATTATATCTTCTTCTAA
- the LOC141279940 gene encoding uncharacterized protein, with product MILVGLIPGPKEPSLNINAFLDPLVDELQELWHGVILEDNSFLGHQVYRAALLCLSSDIPATRKCGGFVGHGAYRGCHKCLKTFSKKEFGEKMDYSGFERFSWEPRTSKDHIYYAGLSKRAKTKAEQKRIEREYGARWSELFRLSYYDAIRFVVIDPMHNLLLGTARHVFRLWTELGILTTKSLDEVQARVESIKVPYEVGRIPLRISSGFTGFTADQWKNWTTIYSLFCLKGLINNRHYDMWFDFVQACIILCSRVISINRLEVADRYLQTFLSKFVELFGPLHCTPNMHLHLHLKECMLDYGPVYSFWCFSFERFNEILGKFNNNNSAIEVQIMRQFLQGQQLRMPWTCEYGAEFGSILGKQMVGTLSCNDTADMLYVKHSVLVSAERLLFENCTVVPLTPFHQTILDEPDRHAILTMYHQMYPCVTDVDRFAMTCKRVTCLNVTYSIDGSRAERSAYVYAKWCGNTNSFEEPIIDPLAELRPAIIKQFVVVNVVSKGPLGYYTQDPSSLVISHK from the exons ATGATTCTCGTTGGACTAATACCTGGACCAAAAGAGCCATCACTAAATATAAATGCTTTCTTAGACCCCTTAGTTGATGAGCTTCAAGAACTTTGGCATGGCGTGATTCTGGAAGACAACTCTTTTTTAGGACATCAGGTTTACAGAGCAGCTCTGCTTTGTCTTTCATCAGATATCCCCGCAACTCGAAAATGTGGAGGCTTTGTTGGACATGGAGCTTACAGAG GATGTCACAAGTGTTTGAAGACGTTTAGCAAGAAGGAATTTGGTGAAAAAATGGACTACTCAGGATTTGAGAGGTTTTCATGGGAGCCACGCACGTCAAAGGATCACATATACTATGCTGGATTATCCAAACGGGCAAAGACAAAGGCAGAACAGAAAAGAATTGAACGCGAGTATGGAGCTAGATGGTCAGAACTTTTCCGCTTGAGTTACTATGATGCTATCAGATTTGTCGTCATAGATCCAATGCACAACCTTCTCCTTGGTACCGCAAGACATGTATTCAGACTGTGGACAGAATTAGGAATTTTAACAACAAAAAGCCTTGATGAAGTTCAAGCTAGAGTGGAAAGCATCAAAGTACCTTATGAGGTTGGAAGAATTCCATTACGAATTTCATCTGGCTTTACAGGATTTACAGCAGATCAGTGGAAAAACTGGACAACCATTTACTCCCTGTTTTGTCTGAAGGGGCTTATCAACAACAGACACTATGACATGTGGTTTGACTTTGTGCAGGCTTGTATCATACTCTGCTCCAGAGTCATATCCATCAATAGACTGGAAGTAGCAGATCGATACCTGCAGACATTTCTCTCAAAATTTGTCGAACTCTTTGGCCCATTGCACTGCACCCCCAACATGCATCTACATCTTCATTTGAAAGAGTGCATGTTGGATTATGGACCAGTTTATTCTTTTTGGTGTTTTTCATTCGAGCGTTTTAATGAAATACTGGGAAAgtttaataacaacaacagtgcAATTGAAGTCCAGATTATGAGGCAATTTCTGCAGGGCCAACAACTTCGTATGCCATGGACATGTGAATATGGGGCTGAATTTGGCAGTATTTTAGGAAAACAAATGGTTGGGACTTTGTCATGCAATGACACAGCTGATATGCTTTATGTGAAACACAGTGTTTTGGTGTCAGCAGAAAGACTTCTCTTTGAAAACTGCACAGTGGTGCCTCTGACTCCATTCCACCAGACAATCTTGGATGAGCCTGACAGACATGCAATATTGACAATGTATCACCAGATGTACCCTTGTGTCACTGACGTTGACCGTTTTGCCATGACATGCAAACGGGTAACATGTCTGAATGTAACTTACTCAATTGATGGATCTAGAGCAGAAAGGTCAGCATATGTATATGCTAAGTGGTGTGGAAACACAAACAGTTTTGAGGAACCCATCATTGACCCTCTAGCCGAACTACGACCAGCCATTATAAAGCAGTTTGTAGTTGTTAATGTTGTCTCAAAAG GACCTCTTGGATACTACACTCAG GACCCTTCTTCCCTTGTAATAAGTCATAAATAG
- the LOC135748495 gene encoding uncharacterized protein C14orf93-like: MAGRRLAFSSPSTPLHGRDQPLSSSPLTDEKKLLNALSGLSRQLTLLTSNVNEQFANVNGQFAAVNSRLLTIEDRLAALESKNCNGTVEENNSKKRRRVHNPKIAEAVRRLHNSEANCRRYEPEQGLTSPHNEAVTSYLLGAISASPDLTAESDDIVSACKTYYESVRRSFRYKQPELASRAENAKSLARSRSRRKRLLEARRSVLAEDEMEIWRCATIDLMSDEEDGIVDGVSGWIVRPPPSRSLELSELCATLQSRLEATPKYRETHHIRLQK, translated from the exons ATGGCAGGACGGCGTCTAGCCTTCAGCTCTCCTTCAACTCCGCTGCATGGACGCGACCAACCCCTTTCATCCAGTCCGCTGACCGATGAGAAGAAACTGCTGAATGCTTTGAGTGGACTGTCTCGTCAGCTTACTCTGCTTACTTCCAATGTGAATGAGCAGTTTGCCAATGTGAATGGGCAGTTTGCCGCAGTAAACTCCAGGTTGCTGACCATTGAGGATAGGTTGGCTGCTTTGGAGTCGAAAAACTGTAACGGTACTGTGGAAGAAAATAACTCCAAGAAGAGAAGACGGGTGCACAATCCCAAGATTGCG GAGGCTGTACGGCGTCTTCATAACTCTGAGGCAAACTGCAGGCGCTATGAACCAGAGCAAGG ACTAACGTCGCCTCACAACGAAGCCGTGACCTCCTATTTGCTTGGGGCTATTTCAGCAAGTCCCGATTTAACCGCTGAGAGTGACGACATTGTTT CTGCCTGTAAGACGTATTATGAGTCAGTACGCCGGAGCTTCAGATACAAACAACCTGAACTCGCATCGCGGGCGGAAAATGCGAAAAGTTTAGCTCGGAGTCGATCCAGAAGAAAAAGG TTGCTGGAAGCGAGACGAAGTGTGCTGGCTGAGGATGAGATGGAAATTTGGAGGTGCGCCACCATAGATCTCATGTCTGATGAGGAAGACGGCATTGTTGACGGGGTGTCTGGATGGATTGTGCGGCCACCGCCCTCTCGCAGCCTTGAACTCTCCGAGCTCTGTGCAACGCTGCAATCCAGATTAGAGGCGACACCAAAATACAGGGAAACTCACCATATACGCCTGCAAAAGTGA
- the LOC141279941 gene encoding uncharacterized protein, translating into MDHNHLRTKVRTSSWKHKNLRVSLQTLSGEETLKKLDFIDKFGDPKLRGVQRVLEELLVSTLLNDNKPCGVLHMDFAFELFASLFDRQTVEKEWFRDCILNPEYGIPVLIYNRTGKQWIILNDGSASMENIFMELVKDEEEKHDQDNEDVNTETIHRLIESMTNEYDRWVATALLVCAGKMHGMTTMRARQLLQDLEERLDKWEASKSAAEVFVSQRLDHRIENLEARVKALTEQIQVASIRWTPERVGDLENERSILQESLENVKKLKAAETPYTRQCLKQAVKRKADQIAEDERIKKRARGAGHKTMMDEEDEKWLAKCIEDKTTVHGRRHESVLYTHHRVKSRDLLKLANYRRLRLGLPLIRAVSTVNSRARARRLKSLQSRRHKGLGLWCSKKPPKTEERDNECTHHQRKHVSLAKEHLFGVEAGERRKFAVAISMDDKAYLRPGTSEGFHGSRRQSVLQPTDDQAAKRLPVHDFPEPSMYITPSAFRLLKKEPSQFEATTLVSSDDSSMAVVHPKAYIGTHGTTWASNYMRLRREFPDDFEVPGTAVLKDVRKLFCRTRDATKYFLDTAMEADVKCVTEGPDCPFRSYTNLQLKSFKQQLEQGTQDWFQVKDSLSAAYVALGSEVISQVSGVVTAVENAVATLASSSKKNVWDCYKPLIKACQDLLKHLDITPMPMVCPQIIELTDAGPGVGVSNFEVRFRAAEKIRIH; encoded by the exons ATGGATCACAACCATCTGAGGACGAAAGTACGGACCAGTAGCTGGAAGCACAAAAACTTAAGGGTTTCACTCCAGACGCTGTCGGGTGAGGAAACGTTAAAAAAACTAGATTTTATAGATAAATTTGGTGATCCAAAATTACGGGGAGTTCAGAGAGTGTTGGAGGAGTTGCTGGTGTCAACGTTGCTCAATGATAACAAGCCATGTGGTGTACTGCACATGGATTTTGCCTTCGAACTGTTTGCGTCATTATTCGATAGACAAACAGTCGAAAAAGAATGGTTCCGGGACTGCATACTGAATCCCGAATATGGAATACCTGTTTTAATATATAATCGAACGGGCAAGCAGTGGATTATATTGAACGACGGGTCGGCGTCaatggaaaacattttcatgGAACTTGTCAAAGACGAGGAAGAAAAACATGACCAAGACAACGAGGACGTCAATACTGAAACG ATACACCGGCTTATTGAATCAATGACCAATGAATATGATCGATGGGTTGCCACTGCTCTGTTAGTCTGTGCTGGAAAAATGCATGGTATGACTACCATGAGAGCGAGACAACTCTTGCAAGATCTCGAGGAACGACTGGACAAGTGGGAGGCCAGCAAATCAGCTGCAGAGGTCTTTGTCTCCCAGAGGCTTGATCACCGCATAGAGAACCTGGAGGCCAGGGTTAAAGCTTTGACGGAGCAGATACAAGTAGCTTCCATAAGATGGACTCCAGAAAGGGTTGGTGATCTAGAGAATGAGAGGAGCATTCTGCAGGAGTCATTAGAGAATGTGAAAAAACTGAAA GCAGCTGAGACACCGTACACCAGACAGTGTTTGAAACAAGCTGTGAAAAGGAAGGCAGACCAGATTGCGGAAGATGAACGCATTAAGAAGAGGGCACGAGGCGCGGGTCACAAAACCATGATGGATGAGGAGGATGAGAAGTGGTTGGCTAAGTGTATAG AGGACAAAACTACAGTTCATGGTCGTCGGCATGAAAGCGTACTCTACACCCATCATAGAGTGAAGTCCCGAGATCTGCTGAAACTGGCAAACTACAGAAGGCTGAGACTAGGTCTGCCGTTGATTCGTGCTGTGTCCACAGTGAATAGCAGAGCAAGAGCAAGACGTCTGAAATCCCTTCAGAGCAGGAGACAT AAGGGTTTAGGACTCTGGTGCTCAAAGAAACCTCCAAAAACAGAGGAAAGAGATAACGAATGCACGCACCATCAGAGGAAACACGTTTCTCTTGCCAAAGAGCATCTGTTTGGAGTGGAGGCTGGAGAAAGGAGAAAGTTTGCTGTGGCCATCAGCATGGATGACAAGGCTTACCTTCGGCCTGGAACCTCAG AGGGATTTCATGGGTCAAGAAGACAATCGGTTCTCCAACCCACAGATGATCAGGCTGCAAAAAGGCTACCAGTTCATGATTTCCCAGAGCCTTCCATGTACATCACACCCTCTGCTTTCCGTCTGCTCAAGAAAGAACCTTCTCAATTTGAAGCCACTACCTTGGTATCTTCAGATGATTCCAGTATGGCAGTAGTCCACCCAAAGGCCTACATCGGGACTCATGGGACAACTTGGGCCTCCAATTATATGCGTCTCAGGAGGGAGTTCCCGGATGATTTTGAGGTTCCTGGTACAGCGGTCCTTAAGGATGTGAGAAAGCTCTTCTGTCGGACCAGAGATGCCACAAAATACTTCCTTGACACCGCAATGGAAGCTGATGTAAAGTGTGTTACAGAGGGACCAGACTGCCCTTTCCGCTCATACACTAACCTGCAATTGAAGTCATTCAAACAGCAACTGGAACAAGGCACACAGGACTGGTTTCAAGTCAAAGACTCTCTGTCTGCTGCTTACGTAGCATTAGGGAGTGAGGTCATTAGTCAGGTATCTGGTGTTGTGACTGCAGTTGAGAATGCTGTAGCGACACTGGCTTCCAGTTCAAAAAAGAATGTGTGGGACTGCTACAAGCCATTAATTAAGGCCTGTCAAGATTTGCTGAAACATCTGGATATCACCCCAATGCCCATGGTTTGTCCACAGATCATTGAGCTGACAGATGCTGGACCTGGAGTTGGTGTTTCAAATTTTgag GTACGTTTCAGAGCAGCAGAAAAAATCCGGATTCATTGA